From one Solanum stenotomum isolate F172 chromosome 12, ASM1918654v1, whole genome shotgun sequence genomic stretch:
- the LOC125848269 gene encoding mitogen-activated protein kinase kinase kinase 5-like isoform X2 → MHWWPSFSSSTRASTSERKVHSDDSVIVTRGGTRSVLKSALFGTRSRIRQISRKKKKPQHRGGDHNVDVGDDWHSQYSYESSPPEGRPPPQPLPLPELHVMLRQHPNLVQAPSVPLPSPREGISHHKAKEETERERIDAFNGGATREGLLNQDARKRTEHSATPLSRKMPPRMLLVPERIPPDFWTSAPTSPYASPSHSQLKSGDHTTSPLFVTPPSVFQVWSAPEMPPSDAPHGLGFSYNHAFSVDNSPLHSPKLSPQRRSRSPSGPTSPLHHPLPNDQCPMARRENCAQGNVHPLPLPPLATPPVSPPTPKADISPIKGQWKKGKLIGRGTFGSVYVASNRETGALCALKEVELLPDDPKSAESIRQLEQEINVLSQLKHPNIVQYYGSEIVDDRFYIYLEYVHPGSINKFIQDHCGEITESIVRNFTRHILCGLAYLHSKKTIHRDIKGANLLVDAYGVVKLADFGMAKHLNGHSANLSLKGSPYWMAPELLHSVMQRDNSSDLALAIDIWSLGCTIIEMLNGKPPWSEYEAAAAMFKVLKDTPPIPETLSLEGKDFLHCCFRRNPAERPSASMLLEHPFVRMSHQPEVPSFVQQLDGIRLTEKLHSQREQLSYKLDVVHVSLER, encoded by the exons ATGCATTGGTGGCCGAGCTTCTCATCTTCCACCCGTGCCTCTACCTCCGAAAGAAAGGTTCATTCCGATGATAGCGTGATCGTCACGCGCGGGGGCACTCGCTCCGTCCTGAAATCAGCTCTCTTCGGCACCCGTAGCCGTATACGCCAAATATCCCGTAAGAAGAAGAAGCCCCAACACCGTGGTGGGGACCACAATGTCGACGTCGGAGATGACTGGCATTCTCAGTATTCGTATGAAAGTTCTCCACCGGAGGGACGTCCGCCGCCGCAACCCCTTCCTTTGCCGGAATTACACGTGATGCTCCGTCAACATCCTAATTTGGTTCAAGCCCCCAGCGTCCCACTTCCTTCGCCTAGAGAAGGAATTTCGCATCATAAAGCTAAAGAGGAAACAGAAAGAGAAAGAATTGATGCTTTCAATGGCGGAGCAACACGAGAGGG ACTATTAAACCAAGATGCTCGAAAGAGAACAGAGCACTCAGCAACTCCATTGTCCAGGAAGATGCCACCTCGGATGCTGCTTGTCCCAGAAAGAATCCCTCCTGACTTTTGGACTAGTGCTCCAACTAGTCCTTATGCAAGTCCTTCACATAGCCAACTGAAAAGTGGTGATCATACAACGAGTCCTCTTTTCGTCACACCTCCTAGTGTTTTTCAAGTTTGGTCTGCCCCTGAGATGCCTCCTTCAGATGCCCCTCATGGTTTAGGCTTCTCTTATAATCATGCTTTTAGTGTTGATAACTCTCCTCTTCACAGTCCAAAATTAAGTCCTCAGAGAAGATCCAGGAGTCCAAGTGGACCTACTTCACCTTTACATCATCCACTACCAAATGATCAGTGCCCAATGGCGCGTCGTGAGAATTGCGCTCAAGGCAATGTCCATCCTTTACCCCTCCCTCCTCTAGCTACCCCTCCTGTTTCACCACCTACCCCTAAAGCAGATATATCACCTATTAAAGGACAGTGGAAAAAAGGAAAGCTTATTGGACGTGGGACATTTGGAAGTGTTTACGTAGCATCAAACAG AGAGACAGGAGCTTTATGTGCATTGAAAGAAGTTGAATTATTACCAGATGACCCAAAATCTGCTGAGTCTATAAGGCAGCTAGAACAG GAAATCAACGTTCTCAGCCAGCTCAAGCACCCAAACATTGTCCAGTATTATGGCAGTGAAATA GTTGATGACCGGTTTTACATTTATCTAGAATATGTTCATCCTGGTTCTATCAATAAATTTATCCAAGACCATTGTGGGGAAATTACAGAATCTATTGTGAGGAATTTCACTCGCCATATTCTTTGCGGGTTAGCTTACTTGCACAGTAAAAAGACCATTCACAG GGACATTAAAGGGGCAAATTTGCTTGTTGATGCATATGGGGTTGTCAAGCTTGCAGACTTTGGGATGGCTAAGCAT CTAAACGGGCACTCAGCTAATCTCTCTTTAAAAGGAAGTCCATATTGGATGGCTCCTGAG CTTTTGCACTCTGTTATGCAGAGAGATAATAGTAGCGATCTTGCCTTAGCTATTGATATATGGAGTTTGGGTTGTACTATAATTGAGATGCTGAATGGCAAACCTCCTTGGAGTGAATATGAAGCT GCTGCAGCAATGTTCAAGGTTCTAAAAGATACCCCACCAATACCTGAAACATTATCACTAGAAGGGAAAGATTTTTTGCATTGTTGTTTCCGTAGAAATCCAGCAGAGAGGCCATCAGCTAGCATGTTGCTAGAACATCCATTTGTTAGAATGTCGCATCAGCCAGAAGTTCCTTCTTTTGTCCAGCAACTTGACGGGATAAGACTAACA GAAAAGTTGCATTCTCAAAGAGAGCAGCTAAGTTATAAACTTGATGTGGTGCATGTATCATTAGAAAGATAG
- the LOC125848269 gene encoding mitogen-activated protein kinase kinase kinase 5-like isoform X1, translating to MHWWPSFSSSTRASTSERKVHSDDSVIVTRGGTRSVLKSALFGTRSRIRQISRKKKKPQHRGGDHNVDVGDDWHSQYSYESSPPEGRPPPQPLPLPELHVMLRQHPNLVQAPSVPLPSPREGISHHKAKEETERERIDAFNGGATREGRLLNQDARKRTEHSATPLSRKMPPRMLLVPERIPPDFWTSAPTSPYASPSHSQLKSGDHTTSPLFVTPPSVFQVWSAPEMPPSDAPHGLGFSYNHAFSVDNSPLHSPKLSPQRRSRSPSGPTSPLHHPLPNDQCPMARRENCAQGNVHPLPLPPLATPPVSPPTPKADISPIKGQWKKGKLIGRGTFGSVYVASNRETGALCALKEVELLPDDPKSAESIRQLEQEINVLSQLKHPNIVQYYGSEIVDDRFYIYLEYVHPGSINKFIQDHCGEITESIVRNFTRHILCGLAYLHSKKTIHRDIKGANLLVDAYGVVKLADFGMAKHLNGHSANLSLKGSPYWMAPELLHSVMQRDNSSDLALAIDIWSLGCTIIEMLNGKPPWSEYEAAAAMFKVLKDTPPIPETLSLEGKDFLHCCFRRNPAERPSASMLLEHPFVRMSHQPEVPSFVQQLDGIRLTEKLHSQREQLSYKLDVVHVSLER from the exons ATGCATTGGTGGCCGAGCTTCTCATCTTCCACCCGTGCCTCTACCTCCGAAAGAAAGGTTCATTCCGATGATAGCGTGATCGTCACGCGCGGGGGCACTCGCTCCGTCCTGAAATCAGCTCTCTTCGGCACCCGTAGCCGTATACGCCAAATATCCCGTAAGAAGAAGAAGCCCCAACACCGTGGTGGGGACCACAATGTCGACGTCGGAGATGACTGGCATTCTCAGTATTCGTATGAAAGTTCTCCACCGGAGGGACGTCCGCCGCCGCAACCCCTTCCTTTGCCGGAATTACACGTGATGCTCCGTCAACATCCTAATTTGGTTCAAGCCCCCAGCGTCCCACTTCCTTCGCCTAGAGAAGGAATTTCGCATCATAAAGCTAAAGAGGAAACAGAAAGAGAAAGAATTGATGCTTTCAATGGCGGAGCAACACGAGAGGG CAGACTATTAAACCAAGATGCTCGAAAGAGAACAGAGCACTCAGCAACTCCATTGTCCAGGAAGATGCCACCTCGGATGCTGCTTGTCCCAGAAAGAATCCCTCCTGACTTTTGGACTAGTGCTCCAACTAGTCCTTATGCAAGTCCTTCACATAGCCAACTGAAAAGTGGTGATCATACAACGAGTCCTCTTTTCGTCACACCTCCTAGTGTTTTTCAAGTTTGGTCTGCCCCTGAGATGCCTCCTTCAGATGCCCCTCATGGTTTAGGCTTCTCTTATAATCATGCTTTTAGTGTTGATAACTCTCCTCTTCACAGTCCAAAATTAAGTCCTCAGAGAAGATCCAGGAGTCCAAGTGGACCTACTTCACCTTTACATCATCCACTACCAAATGATCAGTGCCCAATGGCGCGTCGTGAGAATTGCGCTCAAGGCAATGTCCATCCTTTACCCCTCCCTCCTCTAGCTACCCCTCCTGTTTCACCACCTACCCCTAAAGCAGATATATCACCTATTAAAGGACAGTGGAAAAAAGGAAAGCTTATTGGACGTGGGACATTTGGAAGTGTTTACGTAGCATCAAACAG AGAGACAGGAGCTTTATGTGCATTGAAAGAAGTTGAATTATTACCAGATGACCCAAAATCTGCTGAGTCTATAAGGCAGCTAGAACAG GAAATCAACGTTCTCAGCCAGCTCAAGCACCCAAACATTGTCCAGTATTATGGCAGTGAAATA GTTGATGACCGGTTTTACATTTATCTAGAATATGTTCATCCTGGTTCTATCAATAAATTTATCCAAGACCATTGTGGGGAAATTACAGAATCTATTGTGAGGAATTTCACTCGCCATATTCTTTGCGGGTTAGCTTACTTGCACAGTAAAAAGACCATTCACAG GGACATTAAAGGGGCAAATTTGCTTGTTGATGCATATGGGGTTGTCAAGCTTGCAGACTTTGGGATGGCTAAGCAT CTAAACGGGCACTCAGCTAATCTCTCTTTAAAAGGAAGTCCATATTGGATGGCTCCTGAG CTTTTGCACTCTGTTATGCAGAGAGATAATAGTAGCGATCTTGCCTTAGCTATTGATATATGGAGTTTGGGTTGTACTATAATTGAGATGCTGAATGGCAAACCTCCTTGGAGTGAATATGAAGCT GCTGCAGCAATGTTCAAGGTTCTAAAAGATACCCCACCAATACCTGAAACATTATCACTAGAAGGGAAAGATTTTTTGCATTGTTGTTTCCGTAGAAATCCAGCAGAGAGGCCATCAGCTAGCATGTTGCTAGAACATCCATTTGTTAGAATGTCGCATCAGCCAGAAGTTCCTTCTTTTGTCCAGCAACTTGACGGGATAAGACTAACA GAAAAGTTGCATTCTCAAAGAGAGCAGCTAAGTTATAAACTTGATGTGGTGCATGTATCATTAGAAAGATAG